A stretch of the Aspergillus puulaauensis MK2 DNA, chromosome 6, nearly complete sequence genome encodes the following:
- a CDS encoding aldo/keto reductase (COG:C;~EggNog:ENOG410PMDV;~InterPro:IPR018170,IPR020471,IPR036812,IPR023210;~PFAM:PF00248;~go_function: GO:0016491 - oxidoreductase activity [Evidence IEA];~go_process: GO:0055114 - oxidation-reduction process [Evidence IEA]) — MASLASGAARTAALRKAFAPLRQHPSRTLTTRATSYTLNTGAKIPALGFGTFQDAESQEQTVSRALQKGMRLIDTARVYDVEEQVGKGIKKSGIPREEVFLGTKLWCNDYHPDDVERALDDSLRDLDTPYVDLLLMHYPCTFKRGPDRFPRDAEGRMIHGETAFVDTWKAMEKLTKTGKVKAIGVSNFSKGEIEALITESSTVPAVHQMEVHPYLQQKGFNEWLKTKGIHVVQFSPLGNMNDFYRQTGWSKEIAHMMRVIDQPLLKEIGEKYGKTPVQVVLAWGINSGRSVIPKSVVDWQIDQNLEADFELQPEDMARIATLDAKARFNDPSFDYEWRLYSDLEGIEGTMRGNTH; from the exons ATGGCATCCCTCGCAAGCGGCGCAGCCCGAACCGCAGCGCTCAGGAAAGCCTTCGCCCCCTTGCGACAGCATCCTTCGCGGACTCTGACCACTCGTGCAACCTCTTACACACTCAACACCGGAGCCAAGATCCCAGCTCTCGGCTTCGGAACATTCCAGGACGCTGAATCCCAGGAACAGACCGTCAGCCGCGCCTTGCAGAAGGGCATGCGCCTGATTGACACGGCCCGGGTTTACGACGTCGAAGAGCAAGTCGGAAAGGGAATCAAAAAGAGCGGTATCCCCCGGGAAGAGGTTTTCCTCGGCACAAAACTGTGGTGCAATGACTACCATCCTGATGACGTGGAGCGTGCTTTGGACGACTCTCTACGCGACCTGGATACCCCATATGTCGACCTTTTGCTGATGCACTACCCCTGCACCTTCAAGCGCGGACCCGACCGATTCCCCCGCGATGCCGAGGGCAGAATGATCCACGGCGAGACGGCTTTCGTTGACACATGGAAAGCGATGGAGAAGCTGACCAAGACCGGCAAGGTCAAGGCTATTGGGGTTTCGAACTTCAGCAAGGGCGAAATCGAGGCGCTGATTACGGAGTCCTCGACG GTTCCCGCTGTTCACCAAATGGAGGTCCACCCCTATTTACAGCAGAAGGGATTCAACGAGTGGCTCAAGACAAAGGGCATCCACGTTGTCCAGTTCAGCCCTCTGGGCAACATGAACGACTTCTACCGCCAGACCGGATGGTCCAAAGAGATTGCGCATATGATGCGGGTCATCGACCAGCCACTGCTGAAGGAGATTGGCGAGAAGTACGGCAAGACCCCGGTGCAGGTGGTGCTTGCATGGGGTATCAACAGCGGTCGCTCTGTCATCCCCAAGAGCGTTGTCGATTGGCAGATTGACCAGAACTTGGAGGCAGATTTCGAGCTGCAGCCCGAGGACATGGCGCGGATTGCAACTCTAGACGCGAAGGCTCGCTTCAATGACCCCAGCTTTGACTACGAGTGGCGGTTGTACAGTGACCTGGAGGGTATTGAGGGTACTATGAGAGGAAACACGCACTAG
- a CDS encoding uncharacterized protein (COG:S;~EggNog:ENOG410PFGS;~InterPro:IPR011118,IPR029058;~PFAM:PF07519;~SECRETED:SignalP(1-21)), protein MFFQPSLIFSLSTLLLGATTALECSPASIPQPDVLGATILDLQASEAHNYSAYSLGPGSNDGGRYTVSFCHVTVVHTHPGWNDTVTTQGFAAASTDGGVPQPPGAITTIATDLSWALSSEGNVDWFLLENYAYKATGDMAEIGKQITQSYYGRLAEYSYFNGCSGGGRQGLAMAQRFPEAFDGILAVAPAINIETFIPAAFWPTLVMNLHEVYPSPCEIDGFVSAAVEACDGLDGIKDGIISMPHLCNVTAFDFIGHTYTCNGTQHSLSSSSAKVVQAAWSVSGKEGYPGLNKDATLSSSSITTECSGNGTCHSPGIPLAGNWISYLVAKDPTLSLADMTEAEFFQFLAESKTDYASMLAANNPDVSEFNANGGKLIAWQGLADEVIPPGGLVDYYAQVLEQDATAQDFFRYFQAPGVGHCFGGPGPVPNTALAQLMDWVERGIAPDTLHATRGTNNTSRDLCPYPLQQRYVGGDPRNATSFTCAKAV, encoded by the exons ATGTTCTTTCAACCCTCGCTGATATTCTCCCTGAGCACGCTGCTCCTCGGGGCAACGACTGCTCTCGAATGTTCGCCGGCCTCCATCCCCCAGCCTGACGTACTCGGAGCGACCATCCTTGACCTTCAAGCTAGTGAAGCCCACAACTACAGCGCCTATAGTCTCGGTCCAGGATCGAACGACGGCGGTCGATACACGGTCAGCTTCTGCCATGTCACTGTCGTTCACACCCATCCTGGCTGGAACGATACAGTCACCACGCAA GGCTTTGCAGCGGCGTCCACCGACGGAGGGGTCCCCCAGCCACCTGGGGCCATTACAACCATCGCAACAGATCTGTCGTGGGCACTGAGCAGCGAGGGCAATGTCGACTGGTTTTTGCTCGAAAATTATGCATACAAGGCGACGGGCGATATGGCCGAGATCGGAAAGCAAATCACCCAGTCCTACTACGGCAGATTAGCAGAGTACTCTTACTTCAACGGCTGCTCCGGTGGTGGACGACAGGGTCTCGCCATGGCGCAGCGGTTTCCAGAGGCCTTTGACGGAATCCTTGCTGTTGCCCCTGCTATCAATATCGAGACCTTTATCCCGGCCGCATTCTGGCCGACTCTGGTCATGAACCTGCATGAGGTGTATCCCTCGCCCTGCGAGATCGACGGGTTTGTCAGCGCTGCAGTCGAGGCCTGTGACGGGCTCGACGGCATCAAAGATGGCATAATCAGTATGCCCCATCTGTGCAATGTGACTGCTTTCGACTTCATCGGACATACCTACACCTGTAACGGAACCCAGCATTCCCTGTCATCTTCCAGCGCAAAGGTCGTTCAGGCGGCCTGGTCAGTCTCTGGGAAGGAGGGCTATCCAGGGCTCAACAAAGACGCAACTCTCAGCTCATCCTCTATCACCACGGAGTGCTCAGGAAACGGCACCTGTCACAGCCCCGGAATCCCCCTAGCCGGGAACTGGATCTCGTACCTCGTGGCCAAGGATCCCACCCTGTCCCTTGCCGACATGACTGAAGCCGAattcttccagttccttgCGGAGTCAAAGACAGACTACGCATCGATGCTCGCCGCGAACAACCCGGACGTATCCGAATTCAATGCCAACGGCGGGAAACTGATCGCCTGGCAGGGCCTGGCAGACGAGGTCATCCCACCGGGCGGACTGGTCGATTATTACGCGCAGGTGCTCGAGCAGGACGCCACGGCGCAGGATTTCTTTCGGTATTTCCAAGCCCCCGGAGTCGGCCATTGCTTTGGAGGGCCAGGACCGGTTCCGAACACAGCCCTGGCTCAGCTCATGGATTGGGTGGAAAGGGGGATTGCGCCGGATACATTGCATGCTACTCGAGGCACCAACAATACTTCGCGAGACTTGTGCCCGTATCCGCTACAGCAGAGATATGTTGGCGGGGATCCGAGAAATGCTACCTCGTTCACTTGTGCTAAGGCTGTTTAG
- a CDS encoding uncharacterized protein (COG:P;~EggNog:ENOG410PG3H;~InterPro:IPR026871,IPR018303,IPR023298,IPR023299, IPR001757,IPR023214,IPR006539,IPR036412,IPR008250, IPR032630,IPR032631;~PFAM:PF13246,PF16209,PF00702,PF16212;~TransMembrane:10 (i140-157o163-182i519-543o563-586i1136-1155o1167-1188i1218-1239o1259-1277i1284-1304o1324-1344i);~go_component: GO:0016021 - integral component of membrane [Evidence IEA];~go_function: GO:0000166 - nucleotide binding [Evidence IEA];~go_function: GO:0000287 - magnesium ion binding [Evidence IEA];~go_function: GO:0005524 - ATP binding [Evidence IEA];~go_function: GO:0140326 - ATPase-coupled intramembrane lipid transporter activity [Evidence IEA];~go_process: GO:0015914 - phospholipid transport [Evidence IEA]) has translation MSSVHFGAMNNEPSNDPAGNNRDLGSQISKPTKRQRWATTRINAPGGVKKRVSIMDRLHRRSDLKDEKRKSPATEGPTNPGEGEEKGPSRRVYFNIPIPEAERDEDVFPNNNYPRNKIRTAKYTPLTFVPKNIWLQFHNIANIYFLLVVILNIPSIFGANNPGLNAVPLIVIIVATAIKDAIEDWRRTVLDNELNNSPVYRLVQWTNVNSTEDNISVWRQIKKACTRATVATYRFSRDFINKQRGIQLKMEEGRRASFMTTATPRASVYSQRDLSNPYQGGDHDAIQMTPVPSPNPEVRPEWPNSNGEQGIKFLHPDKAARDPRASPSPVATPPKKGGSVLDTAKQTPDEARFKRDYWKSVQVGDFIRLYNEDPIPADIVVLSTSDLDGACFVETKNLDGETNLKVRQALNCGRQVRHARDCEKAEFVIESEAPTANLYSYNASIRWDQRDPESPDAPRKEMVEPITINNMLLRGCSLRNTEWVLGVVVFTGSESKIMLNSGITPTKRAQLAKDLNWNVIYNFVILFLMCFVMGVINGCAWASSDKSLNYFDYSPPGDTTPPVTGIVTFWVAVVLFQNLVPIPLYISLEIVRTIQAVFIHRDVFMYYDKLKLACVPQSWNISDDVGQIEYIFSDKTGTLTQNVMEFKKCTISGVPYGEAFTEAQAGMKRREGGDAEAETARVQERVAADTVKMLGMLRGMHDNPYLRDENLTFVSSKFVSDLDGASGEKQKAAAEHFMVALAVCHTVITEQTPGDPPQIEFKAQSPDEAALVCAARDCGFTVIGRSGDDLILNIMGEERTYTVLNLLEFNSSRKRMSAIIRMPDGTVRLFCKGADSIIYSRLAHGKQQELRRKTADQLEVFAREGLRTLCVADRVIDEEEYQTWSREHDIAAAALTEREEKLEHVASAIEQDLMLIGGTAIEDRLQDSVPDTISLLADAGIKLWVLTGDKVETAINIGFSCNLLNNDMELIVFDVPESQLQQAAEELDHHLQKFGLTGSDEELLAARKEHAPPPPTHAVVINGDSLKLMLSDELKQKFLLLCKQCRSVLCCRVSPAQKADVVKLVKNGLNIMALSIGDGANDVTMIQQADVGVGIAGEEGRQAAMSSDYAIGQFRFLQRLILVHGRYSYRRMGETIANFFYKNLVWTFTLFWYCIYNDFDGSYLFEYTYIVLVNVVFTSLPVIFMGILDQDVDDKVSLAVPQLYMRGIERKEWSQLKFWLYMADGLYQSIICFFMPYLLYQPANFVTANGLNTNDRTRMGILVACAAVVSSNTYILLNTYRWDWLTVLINAISSLLIFAWTGIYSCFTESGQFYHSGAEVYGSLSFWVVLLITVLICLLPRFAIKSVQKVFFPYDVDIVREWVTQGKFKYLEQHETYVPPPAAPPSGLGDDSATSSDPGKPIKPSMKQNPFSDDHQAVYAPSATRTPHTHNTRSQNGSNGTNFANSLDQRPHPQPVDYGNSNERTRHSFDGDLASYKATNDFSNMSAQVQPTLHDLPRVITILP, from the exons ATGTCTTCAGTGCATTTCGGCGCCATGAATAACGAGCCTTCCAACGATCCGGCCGGCAACAATCGCGACTTGGGAAGCCAGATCTCAAAGCCGACAAAACGCCAACGATGGGCTACAACGCGGATCAATGCCCCCGGAGGTGTGAAGAAGAGAGTTTCCATCATGGATCGCTTACACAGGCGCTCGGAtttgaaggatgagaaacGCAAGTCCCCCGCTACTGAAGGCCCAACCAACCCTGGGGAGGGCGAAGAAAAGGGTCCGAGTCGACGAGTCTACTTCAATATCCCGATTCCCGAAGCTGAACGAGACGAGGATGTTTTCCCCAATAACAACTATCCGAGAAACAAGATTCGAACCGCAAAATATACCCCACTGACTTTCGTTCCCAAGAACATCTGGTTGCAGTTCCACAACATTGCTAACATCTATTTCCTGCTTGTTGTTATTCTCAAC ATTCCCTCCATCTTTGGCGCCAACAACCCTGGTCTGAACGCCGTCCCCCTGATTGTCATTATCGTGGCCACTGCCATCAAGGATGCTATCGAAGACTGGCGACGTACGGTACTCGACAACGAATTGAATAATTCGCCGGTATACCGCTTAGTGCAATGGACCAATGTCAATTCGACCGAAGATAACATCTCAGTATGGCGACAAATCAAGAAAGCATGTACTCGCGCGACTGTCGCCACGTACAGATTCTCTAGGGATTTCATCAACAAGCAGAGAGGCATCCAACTGAAAATGGAAGAAGGCAGACGTGCTTCTTTCATGACAACAGCCACTCCACGGGCTTCAGTATATTCACAGCGCGATTTGTCAAACCCTTATCAAGGTGGCGACCATGATGCTATCCAGATGACCCCCGTTCCATCGCCCAACCCCGAGGTGCGCCCGGAGTGGCCTAATTCCAATGGGGAACAGGGAATCAAGTTCCTTCATCCCGATAAGGCTGCTCGCGATCCGAGGGCCTCTCCTTCGCCCGTTGCAACGCCTCCAAAGAAAGGCGGCAGCGTGCTCGACACGGCGAAGCAAACCCCAGATGAGGCCCGGTTCAAGCGAGACTACTGGAAAAGCGTCCAAGTTGGGGACTTTATTCGCTTATACAACGAAGATCCGATTCCCGCCGATATCGTTGTGTTGTCGACCTCCGATCTTGATGGCGCGTGCTTCGTTGAAACGAAGAActtggatggggagaccAACCTAAAAGTGCGACAAGCCCTGAACTGTGGTCGTCAAGTTCGACATGCGAGGGATTGTGAGAAGGCCGAGTTTGTGATCGAGAGCGAGGCCCCGACTGCCAATTTGTATTCCTACAACGCTTCGATCCGCTGGGATCAGCGTGATCCAGAATCCCCTGATGCTCCTCGAAAGGAGATGGTCGAacccatcaccatcaacaacatgtTGCTCCGTGGCTGTTCCCTTCGCAATACAGAATGGGTTTTGGGAGTTGTCGTTTTCACTGGTTCCGAGTCCAAGATTATGCTAAACTCCGGCATAACACCAACCAAACGGGCGCAACTCGCCAAGGACTTGAACTGGAACGTCATCTATAACTTCGTCATTCTGTTTCTCATGTGTTTTGTTATGGGCGTCATCAACGGTTGTGCGTGGGCCTCAAGCGATAAATCACTAAATTATTTTGATTACTCGCCACCTGGAGACACCACCCCGCCAGTTACTGGTATTGTCACATTCTGGGTTGCCGTTGTCCTATTTCAGAACTTGGTGCCCATTCCGCTTTACATCTCGCTGGAAATTGTTCGCACGATCCAGGCTGTTTTCATTCACCGCGATGTTTTTATGTATTACGACAAGCTAAAACTTGCCTGTGTTCCCCAATCCTGGAATATCTCGGATGACGTCGGGCAAATTGAGTACATCTTTTCTGACAAGACGGGGACGCTGACCCAAAACGTCATGGAATTCAAAAAGTGTACCATCAGCGGAGTCCCATATGGCGAAGCTTTCACGGAAGCACAGGCTGGTATGAAGCGCCGCGAAGGTGGGGATGCGGAGGCCGAAACTGCGCGTGTCCAAGAAAGGGTTGCCGCCGATACCGTCAAGATGCTTGGGATGCTTCGCGGGATGCATGACAACCCTTACTTACGTGACGAAAATCTGACCTTTGTCTCATCCAAATTCGTCTCGGACCTGGATGGCGCATCCGGCGAAAAGCAGAAGGCCGCTGCTGAGCATTTTATGGTTGCTTTGGCGGTGTGCCATACCGTTATCACTGAACAAACCCCCGGTGACCCTCCCCAAATTGAGTTCAAGGCACAATCGCCCGATGAGGCCGCTCTGGTATGCGCGGCTCGGGATTGCGGCTTCACCGTTATTGGAAGATCAGGCGATGATTTgatcctcaatatcatggGCGAAGAACGAACGTACACCgttctcaacctccttgaaTTCAACTCTTCAAGAAAGCGTATGAGTGCCATTATTCGGATGCCTGACGGAACAGTCAGACTTTTCTGCAAGGGAGCGGACAGCATCATCTACTCACGCCTGGCTCATGGCAAGCAACAGGAGTTGAGACGGAAAACTGCTGACCAGCTTGAGGTTTTTGCGCGTGAAGGACTGCGAACCCTCTGCGTTGCAGACCGGGTgattgatgaagaagagtatCAGACATGGAGCCGGGAACATGAcattgcagctgctgcgctgACCGAACGTGAGGAGAAGCTCGAACATGTGGCTAGCGCCATTGAGCAGGACCTCATGCTCATCGGTGGAACTGCTATCGAGGATCGACTCCAGGATAGTGTACCGGATACCATATCTTTGCTCGCAGATGCCGGTATCAAGCTGTGGGTTCTGACTGGTGATAAGGTTGAGACAGCTATCAATATCGGTTTCTCGTGCAACCTCTTGAACAATGATATGGAATTGATTGTGTTCGATGTCCCTGAGTCTCAACTGCAACAGGCTGCGGAAGAATTGGACCATCATTTGCAGAAATTCGGCTTGACTGGCAGCGACGAAGAGCTCCTTGCTGCTCGCAAGGAACATGccccaccaccgccaacGCATGCCGTCGTAATCAACGGTGACTCCCTCAAGCTTATGCTCTCCGATGAATTGAAGCAAAAGTTCCTTTTACTTTGCAAGCAGTGCCGGTCGGTTCTTTGCTGTCGAGTCAGCCCTGCCCAAAAGGCGGATGTTGTGAAACTAGTCAAGAATGGTCTGAACATTATGGCTCTGTCAATCGGTGATGGTGCCAACGATGTTACCATGATTCAGCAAGCGGATGTCGGTGTCGGTATcgctggtgaagaaggtcgaCAAGCGGCCATGTCGTCAGATTATGCCATTGGACAATTCCGGTTCCTCCAACGGCTCATCTTAGTCCACGGAAGATACTCCTATCGTCGTATGGGAGAGACGATTGCCAACTTCTTCTACAAG AACTTGGTGTGGACATTTACTCTCTTTTGGTACTGCATTTACAACGATTTCGACGGTTCTTATTTGTTTGAATACACATACATTGTCCTCGTCAACGTTGTTTTCACATCATTGCCTGTTATTTTCATGGGAATCCTTGATCAAGACGTCGACGATAAGGTGTCGCTGGCTGTTCCTCAGCTTTACATGAGAGGTATCGAGCGGAAGGAATGGTCACAGCTCAAATTCTG GTTGTACATGGCCGACGGTCTGTACCAGTCAATTATCTGCTTCTTCATGCCGTATCTCCTGTACCAACCCGCGAATTTCGTAACTGCAAATGGGTTGAATACTAATGACCGAACACGAATGGGAATTCTGGTTGCTTGTGCTGCCGTCGTCTCCAGCAACACTTACATTCTCCTGAATACATACAGATGGGACTGGCTGACCGTGCTGATTAACGCTATCAGCTCGCTCCTCATCTTTGCCTGGACTGGTATCTATTCCTGTTTCACTGAGTCCGGCCAGTTCTACCACTCAGGAGCGGAAGTATATGGTTCCTTGTCCTTCTGGGTGGTCCTTCTCATCACTGTGTTGATTTGTCTCCTCCCTCGGTTTGCCATCAAGTCGGTCCAGAAGGTCTTCTTCCCTTACGATGTGGATATTGTTCGTGAATGGGTGACCCAGGGTAAATTCAAATACCTGGAACAACACGAGACGTACGTGcctcctccagctgctcctcctAGTGGTCTCGGGGATGACTCCGCAACTTCTTCGGACCCAGGGAAGCCAATTAAACCTTCCATGAAGCAAAATCCCTTTTCAGACGATCACCAGGCCGTGTATGCGCCGTCTGCTACACGTACTCCTCACACCCATAATACAAGGAGCCAGAATGGAAGTAACGGAACAAATTTTGCAAATAGTCTTGATCAACGCCCGCACCCTCAGCCAGTGGACTACGGGAATTCGAATGAACGGACACGTCATTCTTTTGACGGGGATCTCGCTAGTTACAAGGCCACGAATGATTTCTCGAACATGAGTGCCCAAGTACAGCCAACTCTACATGATCTCCCAAGGGTCATCACAATCCTCCCTTGA
- a CDS encoding uncharacterized protein (COG:U;~EggNog:ENOG410PITD;~InterPro:IPR022812,IPR027417): MGVKRIKKDSMLSGMDSLDNDSRVRILGIIDKLRELGVSKTVYLPQLVVVGDQSSGKSSLLEALTGLSFPIASDLCTRYATQIVLRRSRLEDAGAKISIIPGRKAQTDDDEMKGHLLSFEQSLPLDQFGLGGFTRIFDEAAEYMGVPGPTTENLENLKKRFSDDILKIELSGPEQRHCTKKRKIRPVRYSRTNKR, from the exons ATGGGAGTAAAACGGATTAAAAAGGATTCGATGCTGTCGGGGATGGACAGCCTCGACAACGACAGTCGGGTGCGAATTCTGGGTATTATTGATAAACTTCGTGAACTCGGAGTTAGCAAGACAGTTTACTTGCCTCAG CTTGTCGTCGTTGGAGACCAGTCGAGCGGCAAGTCATCACTTCTCGAAGCACTCACTGGGTTATCGTTCCCCATAGCCAGTGATCTGTGTACCCGATATGCGACGCAGATAGTGCTTCGTCGATCGAGGCTTGAGGATGCTGGAGCTAAAATAAGCATCATCCCTGGGCGTAAGGCTCAAAcggatgatgatgaaatgAAAGGACATCTTTTGAGCTTCGAGCAATCGCTTCCCCTGGATCAATTCGGATTGGGTGGATTCACCCGCATCTTTGATGAG GCTGCTGAATACATGGGAGTGCCGGGGCCGACGACGGAGAATCTAGAGAACCTCAAGAAACGTTTTTCAGATGACATTTTGAAGATCGAACTTTCTGGCCCAGAGCAAAGGCATTGTACAAAGAAACGAAAAATCAGACCAGTCAGGTACAGTAGGACAAACAAACGATAA
- a CDS encoding MFS transporter (COG:G;~EggNog:ENOG410QAIY;~InterPro:IPR020846,IPR011701,IPR036259;~PFAM:PF07690;~TransMembrane:12 (i54-71o91-110i122-141o147-168i180-202o214-239i279-305o325-347i368-387o393-418i425-450o456-482i);~go_function: GO:0022857 - transmembrane transporter activity [Evidence IEA];~go_process: GO:0055085 - transmembrane transport [Evidence IEA]): protein MTAISRVLSYAVNKPYRTRDLRDEPSPYLNQDGYVDFAPGDIENPRNWSMARRVTITITAILLVVNATFASSSPSGCFGSISEHFEVSTEVAGLTITLFLLGYCAGPLIFAPLSEFYGRRWIFYITFSLYLAFNFLCAFAPNLGALLVGRFLTGTFVSAPLSNSPGVLADLWDPLQRSNAMAGFSAMVYVGPALGPVIAGFLELDKDWRWSFYVLLWLGGATAILMLTIPETFAPIVLCNKAKRVRKAKIPGYENVKAQAEDSDRTLVGIYKVALTRPWIILFDPISLLCAIYMAVVYTLLYMLFSIYPIVFQERRGWNSGVGELPLIGTVVGALIGGLVVLGDTHIRQRRIERGEKKMEDTVPEDRLTLAMIGGVGFPATMFWFAWSAEYNYVHWIVPTLAGCFLSSCLLLIFVSYLNYLVDCYIMYAASAIAANTIARSACGAAAPLFTNQMFTAMGIGGGGSLIGGVATVLGIIPFLFYKHGKQIRVRSKFAPALDVKRNQTTDEEAGAASGGIQGESERHSVSETTETATSESTVGDAEHEGGQNAVTGGTTVEGHGTTKEGTS, encoded by the exons ATGACTGCCATCTCGCGCGTGCTCTCCTACGCAGTCAACAAGCCGTATCGGACCCGCGACCTTCGCGACGAGCCCTCTCCCTATCTCAACCAAGATGGATACGTCGACTTCGCCCCGGGGGACATCGAGAACCCCCGGAACTGGTCCATGGCTCGCCgcgtcaccatcaccatcaccgccATCCTACTCGTCGTGAACGCGACCTTCGCTTCCAGCTCGCCCAGTGGCTGTTTTGGCTCCATCTCCGAGCACTTCGAGGTGTCGACCGAAGTCGCAGGCCTGACAATCActctcttcctgctcggctACTGCGCTGGTCCTCTCATCTTCGCCCCGCTAAGCGAGTTCTACGGCCGCCGCTGGATCTTCTATATCACCTTCTCGCTCTATCTCGCTTTCAATTTCCTATGCGCTTTCGCGCCGAACCTCGGCGCCCTGCTCGTCGGACGGTTTCTCACAGGAACATTCGTCTCTGCACCCTTGAGCAACTCCCCAGGCGTCCTAGCAGACCTCTGGGATCCTCTACAGCGCTCCAACGCCATGGCCGGCTTCTCAGCAATGGTCTACGTCGGACCCGCCCTAGGCCCCGTCATCGCCGGCTTCCTCGAACTAGACAAAGACTGGCGATGGAGCTTCTACGTCCTCCTCTGGCTAGGCGGCGCAACCGCTATCCTGATGCTGACTATCCCCGAGACATTCGCGCCGATTGTTCTCTGCAACAAAGCAAAGCGCGTCCGCAAGGCTAAGATCCCGGGATACGAGAACGTCAAGGCGCAGGCTGAGGATAGTGATCGCACACTGGTGGGGATATATAAGGTTGCGCTCACCCGGCCGTGGATTATCCTTTTCGATCCGATTTCGCTCTTGTGTGCGATTTACATGGCTGTGGTTTATACCCTGCTCTATATGCTTTTCAGCATCTACCCGATTGTGTTCCAGGAGCGGCGCGGGTGGAACTCGGGCGTTGGGGAGCTGCCGTTAATTGGGACTGTCGTTGGCGCTCTTATCGGAGGCCTGGTTGTGCTGGGGGATACACACATTCGACAGCGCAGGATTGAGCGCGGCGAGAAAAAGATGGAGGATACAGTCCCCGAGGACAGACTTACGCTTGCAATGATTGGCGGCGTTGGTTTTCCGGCTACCATGTTCTGGTTTGCGTGGTCCGCTGAATACAA CTATGTCCACTGGATCGTCCCCACCCTCGCCGGATGCTTCCTCTCAAgctgcctccttctcatcttcgtctcatACCTAAACTACCTCGTCGATTGCTATATAATGTACGCCGCCTCCGCCATCGCAGCAAACACCATCGCCCGATCCGCCTGCGGAGCCGCCGCGCCGCTCTTCACAAACCAGATGTTCACGGCCATGGGAAttggcggcggagggagTCTCATCGGCGGTGTTGCGACTGTACTTGGGATCATTCCGTTCTTGTTTTATAAACATGGGAAGCAGATTCGGGTGCGGAGTAAGTTTGCGCCGGCGCTGGATGTAAAGAGGAATCAGACtacggatgaggaggctggtgctgcttcTGGGGGTATTCAAGGTGAAAGCGAACGTCACAGTGTGTCGGAGACTACTGAAACTGCAACCTCTGAATCGACCGTTGGTGATGCAGAGCATGAAGGAGGTCAAAACGCGGTGACTGGGGGGACTACCGTGGAGGGTCACGGAACTACCAAGGAGGGTACTTCCTAA